AATCGAGTAAACATCCGATCCGCCGCCGTTGATGCGGTCCATCAAAAGCTTCAGGGCGAGCTTGCCGGTTTCATAGGCGGGCTGCTGAATGGTGGTGAGGGGCGGGGTGACCATTTTCGCCAGATAGACATTGTCGAATCCGATGATGGAGACCTGCCCCGGAATCGAAACCCTTCCTTCCAGCATAAGCCACTGCATGATGCCGATCGCCGTCATATCGTTCACCGCCATGATCGCGGTCGGCCGGTTCTGCAGCTTCATAAACCTTTCCGCCAGAATCCTTCCGTTTTCAAATTCATAGCTACCGCCGATCTCTTCTTCGATGTCGGAAAGGATCACGTTTTCCTCGCGGACCGGCAGGCCGTTTTTCATCATGCCGATCTTGAACCCCTCGAGCGCCTCCCGCCGGCTGATCCGCGTGAGCGGGGCGCCCAGAAATGCGATCTCGCGGTGCCCCATGGAAGCCAGATAATCGACCGCGAGGATTCCGCCCTTTACGGTGTCGAACTGCACCTGGCTGCAGCTGATGCCCTCAATTTCCTGATCGACCACCACGATTTCCACACCCTTTTTGCGCAGAAGCTCCAGCTCGGAAAAATGTTTGAACAGCGGGGAAATAATGATGCCGCGAATCTTCTTGCGCAGCAGGCTCCTGATATATTCGCGCTGGTTTTCCTCGCTGCGGAACGAATCACAGAAGAAGACGTTGCAGTTGTATTTTTTCGCCTCGCTCAAAATCCCCATGGCGATCTGTGGGTAAAAGGGGTTTGAAATGTTCGGCAGAATCACGCCGATTTCCAGATCGCGGAAACCGAACCGGGCGCGCTGGGCCGAGCGGACATAATGAAGCTCCTGCGCGCATTCCAGTATTTTTCTTCTGGTCTGCTCATGAACCGGATAGGTGCTTCCGCTCAGCACCCGAGAAACGGTGGAAGCGGAAAATCCGGTTTTGGAAGCGATATCATAAATCGTGCTTTTCTTCGGCTTACCCGGTTTCATGGCGTTTTCTCCTTTTCTGTTTCTATTTTCAGTATAAATGTTTGTGCAAAATAATCAATAGTAAATGATTTACGAAATATTTTATGGATATTATTTCTATATGGATCATTATAGATAAGTGTTTCTATCTTTTTTGTTTCTGTTTGAGCAGCGATGATCCTGTCAGAAACCGTTGGCCTCCTCTGCAGAAGCAACAATTTTCCTGCCTTTTTTCGTGTTTTTGACCAAACCTTCGGCAAACTGCCCGTTTCTATTGAGAAGTTTTAGAATAAAAAACGTTTTCTTTAAAGAAACAATGGGTCACTGGCTTTTCCGCCCATTTCTCCGGCCCGAAAAACACTTTCAAAAAACAACTCTTCTGTTTAGAAAGCTTTTGGAACGGAGTATTCGATGTGCAAAAAAGAGAACTTTTATTATTTTATCTTTTCTTTTCGAGGAATACAAGCCCCTCCGAAAGAATCGATCGAAACAGGGCAGAAACCGGACGTTCCCGTTAAAAAATTTCATGAAAATCATCTGCGACCGCCTTTTCCCGAACGGCATGAAAAATCACAATTTCAAAGACAGGACCGAAAAAATCCGCCGAAATTCTTCGGCGGATTTTTTCTCTTATACAATGCCCGAATCCCGCAGCAGCTCTTCGCATCGTTTCAGCGCGGCATACGGAACAAAAAGGTTCCGGTTCGACGGCATGCGCCCGTAAGCTGTGGGTGTATCTAAGCCGCAGGCACGGATTTCATGGGGGATTCGGTTTTCGTCCAGAAGGGATGAAATCAGGTCGGCTTTTCCTTCGGCGGCCGTCATCAGCAGGACGGGGTCCCCTCCCTCCGGCTCGCGAAGCTTTTTTCCCCCGCAGGACGGACATCGGTCTTCCGGACAAAGGATCTGACAGTTCGGACAATACAGCATGACGGTCCCCTTCCTTTCCTGACGGCATCGACAGCGTATCCGCAAGGCCCCGAATACGCGGGGCTCTTTTCAGTTTATTATAACATGATCCGGCCCGTTCGTCCAGATCACTGCAGAACCGGCTGAAGCTGCTTTCCTTTTAACGCGGCCAGAGCAGCCGGAAGCAGCAGCTCGAAATTCGACGCGGCGGAGGTCGGCTTTTTTTCAGGATCATCCTGCGCGAGAGGCACAAAGTAGATGTTTTTCGTATTCATCAGGCGGCCGATATGCTGCGCCGACGCGGACAGCGCGTCGTTGGTGGAAAACGCGATGAGCACCGGGCGCCCGATCCTGAGGGCGGATTTCACCGCCATCGTCACCGGGGTGTCCGTAATGCCCTGGGCAAGCTTCGCGAGCGTGTTTCCCGTACAGGGGGCGACGATCATCAGGTCCACCATCCCCTTCGGGCCGATCGGCTCCACTTCCACGATGCTCTTCAAAATTTTACGGCCGCATATCTCTTCCACCCGGGCGTTGATGTCCTCCGCTTTTCCAAAGCGCGTGTCGGTGGAGCTCGCCTGGTAGGACATGATGGGAAGCAGGCGGTATCCCTTTTCGACGATCGCGCGCATTTGCTCCATCACTTTCTCAAACGTGCAGAAGGATCCGCACATGGCAAATCCAAAGGTCAAATCGCTCAAGTTTCTCACTCCTCCATCATGTTGTAGATCGTATTCTTGATGATTTCCCCCGCCGCCTTCGGCGCGGCCCTACCCGGAAGCGACGGGCCCTGAATCACCCTTATCCCGAGCTTTTCCGCCGCTTTGCAGTCGATTCCGCCGGGCGCGGACGCCAGCTCGATCATCAGGGTGTCCGAAGGAATTCTGGAAAGGACGCGGCGGGTAAAGATCAGCGCCGGCACGGTGTTGAAAATGATATCGTACCGGTCTTTTTCACACAGCTTTGCCGTGTGCACGCCGTGGTACCCGAAAACGTCAATCCAGGCAAAATCCTTCTGGCTGCGCGCGCTTACGGTGACGTCCGCTCCGATCCCGCGGAGCATCCAGGAGAGGGCTTTCCCGATTCTTCCGTACCCCGCCACCAGACATTTTGATTTTCCCAGAGCGCCGGGATATTCCCGCATGGCGATTTCGATGCTGCCCTCCGCGGTAACCCCCGCGTTGCGGATGGCGAATTCCTCCCTGCTGTTGTAATCGCTGGTATCGATCTCATCCCAGATATCGCTTGTCTGATACAATTGATCCATCATTCCCCCGTAAACTTTTTTGGACCGGAAAAAAGAAGCGAACGAATGATCCAGCAGGATCTGTTCGGAACAGAACGGCGCGTTCAGATGGCAGCCGTCGTGCGTAACGGGAAGCGGCAGGATGATGCAGTCGCAGATCAGCGCGGCGTCGCTGAGCTGGACTTCCTTCGCCCCCTTGATTTCGGGCGCAAGGTCAAACCCGAAGGTATAGACGTTATAGCCGTCTGCGGCTATGGATTCGGCAAGGGCGATCTGCCGTTTGTCCCCGCCGATCACCCCGAAATTTTCAGCCATGAAAAATCCCCCCAATTTTTAGTGCTGAAATATATTATGGAAATGGAAATCGGTATGTGATTGGCTCGAAAAGGATTAAAATTGATTTTTAGATTGCAAAATAAAAAAAATTGTTTATTTTATGTTAAGAAAGCAATATAATAGAGAGGCGGGTTTCTCCGCGCGGAACAGAAAAACCGGAAGATCAATTTCACAAAAAACAGCGCAGCGCTGTTGACAGATAAAGGAGCGCTTGACAATGGAACATCAGGACATTCTGGATCGGGTTAAAAGAATCCATTTTATCGGGATCGGCGGCTCGGGGATGTGCCCCCTTGCGGAGATCCTGCACCACGACGGCTTTCAGCTGACCGGCTCGGATATCAATGAATCGGATACCCTCGCGAGGATTCGGTCTTACAACATCCCCGTATTCATGGGCCACCGGCCCGAAAATGTCGGGGACGCGGAGCTTGTCGTTTACACCGCGGCCGTAAAAAAGGATAACCCGGAGCTTGTGGCCGCCCGGGAGCGCGGGATTCCCGCGCTCGAGCGCTCCGTCATGCTCGGCATCGTCACGCGCCGGTACCGGAATTCCATCGCGGTTTCCGGCACGCACGGAAAAACGACGACGACCGCCATGATCACCCAGGTATGCATCGACGGGAACCTGGATCCTTCGGCGATCATCGGCGGGAAGCTGCCGTACATCGGCGGAAACGGGCGAGTGGGAAAAAGCGAGACCATCATCTGCGAAGCGTGCGAATATGTGGACACCTTCCTTCAGCTGACGCCCGCCGTCTCCATCATCCTGAACATCGACGCCGACCATCTGGATTATTTCAAAACGGTGGACAACATCATCAAATCCTTCCACCAGTTCTCCACACAAACGAGCCGGGTACTGATCGTCAACGGAGACGACGCCAATACGCAGAAGGCGGTTCAGGGCGTCACCGGCGCAAAGATCATCACGTTCGGCCTGAAGCCGGGAAACGATTATTCCGCCGCCCGCATCTCCGACAAGGAAAAGGCCTGCGAGGATTTTACGGTCCTGAAAAACGGGAAAAAGCTTCTGGATGTTTCCCTGTCGATCCCGGGCAGGCACAACATCTACAACGCGCTGGCAGCCGCCGCGACGGCGGATTACCTGGGCATTCCCGCGGACTGTATCGCGGACAGCCTGCACCGCTTCACCGGCGTGCACAGGCGCTTTGAAATCCTGGGAAAATTCAACGGGATCACCGTAGCCGACGATTTCGCGCACCATCCCACCGAGCTGACCGCGACGCTGACCGCCGCGATGCACATGGGCTTCCGGCAGGTATGGGCGCTCTTCCAGCCGCACACCTTTTCGCGGACCTATCTTCTTCTGGACGATTTCGCAAAGGCGTTGTCTATCCCCGACCATGTCATCCTTTCCAGGATTCTAGCCGTGCGCGAAACGAATACCTACCACATTTACTCCAAGGATCTGGCGGCGAAAATCCCGGGCAGCGTCTGCCGGGACACGTTTGAGGAAATGGCGGACTATGTGATGGCAAGGGCCCATCCG
This window of the Ruminococcaceae bacterium BL-6 genome carries:
- a CDS encoding protein of unknown function (Evidence 5 : Unknown function) — its product is MLLQRRPTVSDRIIAAQTETKKIETLIYNDPYRNNIHKIFRKSFTIDYFAQTFILKIETEKEKTP
- the spoVFB gene encoding spore dipicolinate synthase subunit B (Evidence 2a : Function from experimental evidences in other organisms; PubMedId : 8098035, 8345520, 16707666, 25402593; Product type e : enzyme) — protein: MSDLTFGFAMCGSFCTFEKVMEQMRAIVEKGYRLLPIMSYQASSTDTRFGKAEDINARVEEICGRKILKSIVEVEPIGPKGMVDLMIVAPCTGNTLAKLAQGITDTPVTMAVKSALRIGRPVLIAFSTNDALSASAQHIGRLMNTKNIYFVPLAQDDPEKKPTSAASNFELLLPAALAALKGKQLQPVLQ
- the murC gene encoding UDP-N-acetylmuramate--L-alanine ligase, with translation MEHQDILDRVKRIHFIGIGGSGMCPLAEILHHDGFQLTGSDINESDTLARIRSYNIPVFMGHRPENVGDAELVVYTAAVKKDNPELVAARERGIPALERSVMLGIVTRRYRNSIAVSGTHGKTTTTAMITQVCIDGNLDPSAIIGGKLPYIGGNGRVGKSETIICEACEYVDTFLQLTPAVSIILNIDADHLDYFKTVDNIIKSFHQFSTQTSRVLIVNGDDANTQKAVQGVTGAKIITFGLKPGNDYSAARISDKEKACEDFTVLKNGKKLLDVSLSIPGRHNIYNALAAAATADYLGIPADCIADSLHRFTGVHRRFEILGKFNGITVADDFAHHPTELTATLTAAMHMGFRQVWALFQPHTFSRTYLLLDDFAKALSIPDHVILSRILAVRETNTYHIYSKDLAAKIPGSVCRDTFEEMADYVMARAHPGDLILTLGGGDIYKCANLIVKRYKEKTEQ
- a CDS encoding protein of unknown function (Evidence 5 : Unknown function), which translates into the protein MLYCPNCQILCPEDRCPSCGGKKLREPEGGDPVLLMTAAEGKADLISSLLDENRIPHEIRACGLDTPTAYGRMPSNRNLFVPYAALKRCEELLRDSGIV
- a CDS encoding HTH lacI-type domain-containing protein; translated protein: MKPGKPKKSTIYDIASKTGFSASTVSRVLSGSTYPVHEQTRRKILECAQELHYVRSAQRARFGFRDLEIGVILPNISNPFYPQIAMGILSEAKKYNCNVFFCDSFRSEENQREYIRSLLRKKIRGIIISPLFKHFSELELLRKKGVEIVVVDQEIEGISCSQVQFDTVKGGILAVDYLASMGHREIAFLGAPLTRISRREALEGFKIGMMKNGLPVREENVILSDIEEEIGGSYEFENGRILAERFMKLQNRPTAIMAVNDMTAIGIMQWLMLEGRVSIPGQVSIIGFDNVYLAKMVTPPLTTIQQPAYETGKLALKLLMDRINGGGSDVYSISLEPELIIRGTVRDLNNKIEYWR
- a CDS encoding Dipicolinate synthase subunit A; translated protein: MAENFGVIGGDKRQIALAESIAADGYNVYTFGFDLAPEIKGAKEVQLSDAALICDCIILPLPVTHDGCHLNAPFCSEQILLDHSFASFFRSKKVYGGMMDQLYQTSDIWDEIDTSDYNSREEFAIRNAGVTAEGSIEIAMREYPGALGKSKCLVAGYGRIGKALSWMLRGIGADVTVSARSQKDFAWIDVFGYHGVHTAKLCEKDRYDIIFNTVPALIFTRRVLSRIPSDTLMIELASAPGGIDCKAAEKLGIRVIQGPSLPGRAAPKAAGEIIKNTIYNMMEE